Proteins encoded in a region of the Pseudomonas putida genome:
- the moaB gene encoding molybdenum cofactor biosynthesis protein B, whose protein sequence is MRVQPDAVFVPLNIAVLTVSDTRTYDNDTSGELLASRSVEIGHRLVARALLKDDLYKIRAQVATWIADEQVQVVLITGGTGFTGRDSTPEAVECLLDKRIDGFGELFRALSILDIGSSTVQSRALAGLSNRTLVCCLPGSTGACRTAWEGILAEQLDARHRPCNFVKHLLPIEACASRG, encoded by the coding sequence GTGCGCGTCCAACCCGATGCGGTCTTCGTACCGCTGAACATCGCCGTGCTGACTGTCAGCGACACCCGTACCTACGACAACGATACTTCCGGCGAGCTGCTGGCCAGCCGCTCGGTAGAGATCGGCCATCGACTGGTGGCGCGGGCACTGCTCAAGGACGACCTGTACAAGATCCGCGCCCAGGTGGCTACCTGGATTGCCGATGAGCAGGTGCAGGTGGTGCTGATAACCGGTGGTACCGGCTTTACCGGGCGCGACAGCACGCCAGAAGCAGTCGAGTGCCTGCTGGATAAGCGTATCGATGGTTTTGGCGAGCTGTTCCGGGCGTTGTCGATTCTCGATATTGGCAGCTCGACCGTGCAAAGCCGGGCCCTGGCCGGGTTGTCCAACAGAACCTTGGTATGCTGCCTGCCGGGCTCCACCGGGGCTTGCCGTACCGCGTGGGAGGGGATTTTGGCAGAGCAGTTGGATGCCCGACACCGGCCCTGCAACTTCGTCAAACACCTGCTGCCGATCGAGGCCTGTGCAAGCCGGGGCTGA
- a CDS encoding YdcH family protein: protein MPVPHDLLADLHVTADAFQALIDRDHDLHKLHKEYNAKDKEVVAAEGNGTNDEAVNRLRKERLLIKDKIERIIHPPKS from the coding sequence ATGCCAGTTCCGCATGATCTGCTCGCTGACCTGCACGTTACCGCTGATGCATTCCAGGCGCTCATAGACAGGGACCACGACCTGCACAAACTGCACAAGGAGTACAACGCCAAGGACAAGGAGGTGGTCGCCGCCGAAGGCAACGGCACCAACGACGAGGCCGTCAACCGCCTGCGCAAGGAAAGGTTACTGATCAAGGACAAGATCGAACGGATCATTCATCCGCCCAAATCCTGA
- a CDS encoding bestrophin family protein gives MIVHPTPDVLRVLFTLKGSIVKRIALRCLMVTLLAALIVLVERHFPAFFYPVSATPFTLLGLSLSIFMSFRNNACYDRWWEGRKAWGKLIIETRSFVRESVVIADQQLRAELLRSLCGYAHALNARLRNEDDLAAARPWLARPETISPHNVCDGILREIGEHCSRLAERQQISDWRYSLLEQRLVGLTEVQATCERIKFTPLPFPYTLLLHRTIYIFCILLPFALAEPLGWLAPLFTTIVGYTFFGLDAIGNELEDPFGRDENDLPTDALVRTVERDVLAGLGEQQLPPALLPVGYVLS, from the coding sequence ATGATCGTCCACCCCACCCCCGATGTACTGCGTGTGCTGTTCACCCTCAAGGGGTCGATCGTCAAACGCATTGCCTTGCGTTGCCTGATGGTCACCCTGCTGGCCGCGCTGATCGTGCTGGTCGAGCGGCATTTCCCGGCGTTTTTCTACCCGGTCAGCGCCACCCCATTCACCTTGCTGGGCCTGTCGCTGTCGATTTTCATGAGCTTTCGCAACAACGCCTGCTACGACCGTTGGTGGGAGGGGCGCAAGGCCTGGGGCAAGCTGATCATCGAAACGCGTTCGTTCGTGCGTGAAAGCGTGGTCATTGCCGACCAGCAGTTGCGAGCCGAGCTGCTGCGCAGCCTGTGCGGCTATGCCCATGCACTGAATGCCCGGCTGCGTAACGAGGACGACCTGGCGGCCGCTCGCCCCTGGCTGGCCCGGCCGGAGACGATCAGCCCGCACAACGTGTGCGACGGTATCCTGCGTGAAATAGGCGAGCACTGCTCACGCCTGGCCGAACGACAACAGATCAGTGATTGGCGCTACAGCCTGCTGGAACAACGCCTGGTGGGCCTGACCGAAGTGCAGGCCACTTGCGAGCGGATCAAGTTCACCCCCTTGCCGTTTCCCTACACGCTGTTGCTGCACCGTACCATCTACATTTTTTGCATTCTGCTACCGTTTGCCCTGGCCGAGCCGCTGGGCTGGCTGGCGCCGTTGTTCACCACCATCGTGGGGTACACCTTCTTCGGGCTGGATGCGATTGGCAACGAACTGGAAGACCCATTCGGGCGGGATGAGAACGACCTGCCGACCGATGCCCTGGTGCGCACGGTGGAACGGGATGTGCTGGCGGGGCTGGGGGAACAGCAGTTACCACCGGCGTTGTTGCCGGTGGGGTATGTGTTGAGCTGA
- a CDS encoding LysR family transcriptional regulator, protein MDIKQLKFLIALDQTRHFGQAAALCHITQPTLSMRLRNLEDELDLVLVKRGQRFEGFTEAGERILAWARTLLAAHDGLQAEAASCRGQVVGSLRLGTVPLASFNPMHLLLPLREKYPELHFQLSSLSSEQVIDGLSRNQLDLGICYLDQVNTSFFDVIELGTTTMGLLHDTRHFQFASDTLRWDELGDIPLGLLSKGMHYRQSLDLSFRSRGLEPNAVLESDSSFQLIQAINTGMCCAIMPLDCGLEDLSEHLRILPVADAAIHSPVGLLLRRSEPRSAIAEQCFAEARGLFQAT, encoded by the coding sequence ATGGACATCAAGCAGCTCAAGTTCCTCATCGCCCTCGACCAGACCCGCCACTTCGGCCAGGCCGCGGCGCTGTGCCATATCACCCAGCCGACGCTGTCCATGCGCCTGCGCAACCTGGAAGACGAACTGGACCTGGTACTGGTCAAGCGTGGCCAGCGCTTCGAGGGTTTCACCGAGGCCGGCGAGCGCATCCTGGCCTGGGCCCGCACCCTGCTCGCCGCCCACGACGGCCTGCAGGCCGAGGCCGCCAGCTGCCGCGGCCAGGTGGTCGGCAGCCTGCGCCTGGGCACCGTGCCGCTGGCCAGCTTCAACCCCATGCACCTGCTGCTGCCGCTGCGCGAAAAGTACCCCGAACTGCACTTTCAGCTCAGCTCGCTGAGCTCGGAGCAGGTCATCGACGGGCTCAGCCGCAACCAGCTCGACCTGGGTATCTGCTACCTGGACCAGGTCAACACCAGCTTCTTCGACGTGATCGAGCTGGGCACGACCACCATGGGCCTGCTGCACGACACTCGGCACTTCCAGTTCGCCAGCGACACGCTGCGTTGGGACGAACTCGGCGACATTCCGCTAGGGCTGCTGAGCAAAGGCATGCACTACCGCCAGTCGCTGGACCTGAGCTTCCGCAGCCGTGGCCTGGAGCCCAATGCGGTGCTGGAGAGCGACTCGAGCTTCCAGCTGATCCAGGCGATCAACACCGGCATGTGCTGCGCGATCATGCCACTGGACTGCGGCCTGGAAGACCTCAGCGAACACCTGCGTATCCTGCCGGTGGCCGACGCCGCCATCCATAGCCCGGTCGGTTTGCTGCTGCGCCGCAGCGAGCCGCGCTCGGCAATTGCCGAACAATGCTTTGCCGAAGCGCGCGGGCTGTTTCAAGCCACCTGA
- a CDS encoding FdhF/YdeP family oxidoreductase: protein MSQDEHIRDYKGAAAGWGALKSVTKSWLGSENAFKNLRAMLKTNQNGGFDCPGCAWGESPESDMVKFCENGAKAVNWEATGRSVDPAFFARYSVSALKEQTDYWLEYQGRLTHPMRYDAATDHYVETTWQEAFELVARHLRALQSPDEAEFYTSGRASNEAAFLYQLFVRAYGTNNFPDCSNMCHEASGAGMSETLGVGKGTVVFHDLELADAIFVIGQNPGTNHPRMLEPLREAVKRGAQVVCFNPLKERGLERFQHPQHPFEMLSNGSEPTSSAYFRPALGGDMAAMRGIAKFLLQWERDAQAKGEPAVFDHAFIAEHTSGVDDYLAAVDATTWEHIVKQSGLTLAEIELAARMYRKAERVIMCWAMGVTQHRHSVPTVQEIVNLQLLRGNVGKPGAGLSPVRGHSNVQGDRTMGIDEKPKAALLDAIEKRFQFRVPRAHGHNAVLAIKAMEEGRAKVFVALGGNFAQATPDTPRTHAALQNCALTVQISTKLNRSHLVTGRDALILPCLGRTEIDLQAEGPQGVTVEDTFSMVHISNGQLRPRSPHMRSEPWIIAGMAKATLGNQPIDWEYAVADYNRIRDMIADVIPGFTGFNERLHSPGGFHLGNTAADRNFRTATGKARFMPHALPEELVNAKVLARGDKPDLILQTLRSHDQYNTTLYGLDDRYRGVFGLREVVFVNEADIRRLGFEPGEQVDLVSLWEDGVERRVSGFRLVAYDVPEGQAAAYYPETNPLVPLESYGEGTYTPTSKFVAIKVEKAKAGNRIAAVLAAD from the coding sequence ATGAGCCAGGACGAACACATCAGGGACTACAAAGGCGCCGCCGCCGGCTGGGGTGCGCTCAAAAGCGTGACCAAGAGCTGGCTGGGCAGCGAAAATGCCTTCAAGAACCTGCGGGCCATGCTCAAGACCAACCAGAACGGCGGCTTCGATTGCCCCGGCTGCGCCTGGGGCGAGTCACCGGAAAGCGACATGGTCAAGTTCTGCGAGAACGGCGCCAAGGCAGTCAACTGGGAGGCCACTGGCCGCTCGGTGGACCCGGCGTTCTTTGCCAGGTACAGCGTCAGCGCGCTGAAGGAACAGACCGACTACTGGCTCGAATACCAAGGCCGTCTCACGCACCCAATGCGCTACGACGCCGCCACCGATCACTATGTCGAAACCACCTGGCAAGAGGCCTTCGAGCTGGTCGCTCGGCACTTGCGTGCGTTGCAGTCGCCGGATGAGGCCGAGTTCTACACCTCGGGCCGGGCCAGCAACGAGGCGGCGTTCCTCTATCAGCTGTTCGTGCGCGCCTACGGCACCAACAACTTCCCCGACTGCTCGAACATGTGCCACGAAGCCAGCGGCGCGGGCATGTCGGAAACCCTTGGCGTGGGCAAGGGCACCGTGGTGTTCCACGATCTGGAGCTGGCCGACGCGATCTTCGTCATCGGCCAGAACCCCGGCACCAACCACCCGCGCATGCTCGAACCGTTGCGCGAAGCGGTCAAGCGCGGGGCCCAGGTAGTCTGCTTCAACCCGTTGAAAGAGCGTGGCCTGGAGCGCTTCCAGCACCCGCAGCACCCGTTCGAAATGCTCAGCAACGGCTCCGAGCCGACTTCCAGCGCCTACTTCCGCCCAGCCTTGGGTGGAGACATGGCGGCCATGCGCGGCATCGCCAAGTTCTTGTTGCAGTGGGAGCGCGACGCCCAGGCCAAGGGTGAACCGGCGGTGTTCGACCACGCCTTCATCGCCGAGCACACCAGCGGCGTCGATGACTACCTGGCAGCGGTCGACGCCACCACCTGGGAGCATATCGTCAAGCAATCCGGCCTGACCCTGGCCGAGATCGAGCTGGCCGCGCGCATGTACCGCAAGGCCGAGCGGGTCATCATGTGCTGGGCCATGGGCGTCACCCAGCACCGCCATTCGGTGCCGACCGTGCAGGAAATCGTCAACCTGCAGCTGCTGCGCGGCAACGTCGGCAAGCCCGGTGCCGGCCTGTCGCCGGTGCGTGGCCACAGCAACGTGCAGGGCGACCGCACCATGGGTATTGACGAGAAACCCAAGGCGGCGCTGCTCGATGCCATCGAAAAACGCTTCCAGTTCCGTGTGCCGCGTGCCCACGGGCACAACGCGGTGTTGGCGATCAAGGCCATGGAAGAGGGGCGGGCCAAGGTGTTCGTCGCCCTGGGTGGCAACTTTGCCCAAGCCACCCCCGACACTCCGCGCACCCACGCGGCACTGCAGAACTGTGCGCTGACCGTGCAGATTTCCACCAAGCTCAACCGCTCGCACCTGGTCACCGGCCGCGATGCGCTGATTTTGCCGTGCCTGGGCCGTACCGAAATCGACCTGCAGGCCGAAGGGCCGCAAGGCGTGACCGTGGAAGACACCTTCAGCATGGTGCACATTTCCAACGGCCAATTGCGTCCACGCTCGCCGCACATGCGCTCGGAGCCGTGGATCATTGCCGGCATGGCCAAGGCCACGCTGGGCAACCAGCCGATCGACTGGGAGTATGCGGTGGCCGACTACAACCGCATTCGTGACATGATTGCCGATGTGATCCCTGGTTTCACCGGTTTCAACGAACGCCTCCATAGCCCAGGCGGTTTCCACCTGGGCAACACTGCCGCCGATCGCAACTTCCGCACGGCCACGGGCAAGGCCCGCTTCATGCCCCACGCGCTGCCCGAAGAGTTGGTCAACGCCAAGGTACTGGCCCGTGGTGACAAACCCGACCTGATCCTGCAGACCCTGCGTTCGCATGACCAGTACAACACCACCCTCTATGGCCTGGACGACCGCTACCGCGGGGTGTTTGGCCTGCGTGAAGTGGTGTTCGTCAACGAGGCCGACATCCGCCGCCTAGGCTTCGAGCCGGGCGAGCAGGTGGACCTGGTGTCGCTGTGGGAGGATGGCGTTGAGCGACGGGTGTCGGGCTTTCGCCTGGTGGCGTATGACGTGCCCGAGGGGCAGGCAGCTGCGTACTACCCGGAGACCAACCCGCTGGTGCCGTTGGAAAGTTATGGCGAAGGGACCTACACCCCGACCTCGAAATTTGTGGCGATCAAGGTTGAGAAAGCCAAGGCGGGGAACCGGATTGCGGCGGTGTTGGCAGCGGATTGA
- the moaA gene encoding GTP 3',8-cyclase MoaA produces MEQNSRALIDGFNRKIDYLRMSVTDRCDFRCVYCMAEDMQFLPRQQILSLEELFQVAERFVALGTRKIRLTGGEPLVRQGIVELCGRIAALPGLRELCMTSNGSQLGRLAQPLFDAGVTRLNISLDSLDTDRFKQLTRTGDLAQVVAGIDAARQAGFKRTKLNCVVLKGRNDHELVDLVRFAIDRELDITFIEEMPLGTISEHERGESFCSSDEVRERLAGQFTLIESTESSQGPARYWRLAEAANTRVGFISPHSHNFCATCNRVRLTVEGRLLLCLGNEHSVDLKHVLRAHPGNPERLEKAIRDSLHLKPYRHHFEVGGEVQILRFMNMTGG; encoded by the coding sequence GTGGAACAGAACAGCCGGGCCCTGATCGACGGCTTCAACCGGAAAATCGACTACCTGCGGATGTCGGTCACCGACCGCTGTGACTTCCGTTGCGTGTACTGCATGGCTGAAGACATGCAGTTTTTGCCGCGCCAGCAAATCCTCAGCCTCGAAGAACTGTTCCAGGTAGCCGAGCGCTTCGTCGCCCTGGGCACCCGCAAGATCCGCCTGACCGGCGGCGAGCCCCTGGTACGCCAGGGCATCGTCGAGCTGTGCGGGCGCATCGCCGCCCTGCCCGGCCTGCGCGAGCTGTGCATGACCAGCAATGGTTCGCAACTCGGGCGCCTGGCCCAACCACTGTTCGACGCAGGCGTCACGCGCCTGAACATCAGCCTCGACAGCCTGGATACCGACCGCTTCAAACAGCTGACCCGCACCGGCGACCTGGCCCAGGTGGTCGCTGGCATCGACGCCGCACGCCAGGCCGGTTTCAAACGCACCAAGCTCAACTGCGTGGTACTCAAAGGCCGCAACGACCATGAACTGGTCGACCTGGTGCGTTTTGCCATCGACCGCGAACTGGACATCACCTTCATCGAAGAAATGCCACTGGGCACCATCAGCGAACATGAGCGCGGCGAATCGTTCTGCTCCAGCGATGAAGTACGTGAACGCCTGGCAGGGCAATTCACCCTGATCGAATCGACCGAGTCATCCCAAGGGCCGGCCCGTTACTGGCGCCTGGCCGAAGCGGCCAACACCCGGGTCGGTTTCATTTCCCCGCACAGCCACAACTTCTGCGCCACCTGCAACCGTGTGCGCCTCACCGTCGAAGGCCGCCTGCTGCTGTGCCTGGGCAACGAACATTCGGTAGACCTCAAGCACGTGCTGCGCGCCCACCCAGGCAACCCCGAGCGCCTGGAAAAGGCCATCCGCGATTCGCTGCACCTCAAGCCCTACCGCCATCACTTCGAAGTCGGCGGCGAGGTGCAGATCCTGCGCTTCATGAACATGACCGGCGGCTGA
- a CDS encoding helix-turn-helix domain-containing protein translates to MTVNPLATLYHSLDQHRPATLEALLAGVSLLLPILDAIPNAAIFIKDPAARYVLANDTLVQRCGLKRLQPLLGKTSAEVFPAQLGPGYTEQDRRVLKEGLVLEDQLELHLYGSREPGWCLTHKRPLYNQAGEIIGLVGISVDLQSAADSHPAYQRLAAVDEHIRRHFHQPISMGELTRIAGISVAQLERYCKRVFHLTPRQMIHKARLEHAHRLLHSALPITEVAMCCGYTDHSAFSRQFKQLTGFTPRQYRQATADQVA, encoded by the coding sequence ATGACCGTCAACCCCTTGGCCACCCTCTACCATTCCCTCGACCAGCACCGCCCCGCCACCCTCGAGGCCTTGCTCGCCGGTGTATCGCTGCTGCTGCCGATTCTCGACGCCATCCCCAACGCCGCCATCTTCATCAAGGACCCGGCTGCCCGTTACGTACTGGCCAACGACACCCTGGTTCAGCGCTGCGGCCTCAAGCGCCTGCAGCCGTTGCTGGGCAAGACCAGCGCCGAAGTGTTTCCGGCACAGCTGGGCCCTGGCTACACCGAGCAGGACCGTCGCGTTCTCAAGGAGGGGCTGGTACTGGAAGACCAGTTGGAGCTACACCTGTACGGCAGCCGTGAACCGGGCTGGTGCCTGACCCACAAGCGCCCGTTGTACAACCAGGCGGGCGAGATCATCGGCCTGGTTGGCATTTCGGTAGATTTGCAGTCAGCCGCCGACAGCCACCCTGCCTACCAGCGCCTGGCCGCGGTGGACGAGCATATTCGGCGGCATTTCCACCAACCGATCAGCATGGGCGAGCTGACCCGCATTGCCGGCATTTCCGTGGCCCAGCTGGAGCGCTACTGCAAGCGGGTGTTCCACCTCACGCCCCGGCAGATGATCCACAAGGCGCGCCTGGAGCACGCCCACCGCTTGCTGCATTCGGCGCTACCGATCACTGAAGTGGCGATGTGCTGCGGCTACACCGACCACAGCGCCTTCAGCCGCCAGTTCAAGCAACTGACCGGCTTCACCCCGCGCCAGTACCGCCAGGCGACTGCCGATCAGGTGGCTTGA
- a CDS encoding PLP-dependent aspartate aminotransferase family protein has translation MGLTMSEKPRNFATRTIHAGEQFSVADNAIFPAIVTASSFTKRSLDDKPEYSYSRVGNPTRHAYETCVAALEEGVGAVACASGVNATATVLELLPKDAHVVVMNGVYGGTFRIMEDYRSRTSGLTTTYVDLNDLEAVAAAIKPQTQLIWIESPTNPLLHLVDIKAVCDLAKARGILTCIDNTFCSPWNQRPITLGVDLVMHSASKYIGGHSDLTGGVVVAANDALLARLRRISMAIGAVQGPFDCYLALRGLKTLDVRMERQCANALQVARFLESHAQVEQVYYPGLESHPQHALCKRQMRSGGAVVAMKVKGDRAALNRLMEALQIFVLADSLGGVESMINHSWSMSHCSLSPEQKGVMGISENLLRLSVGIEDYRDLVEDLDGALKALVAV, from the coding sequence ATGGGCCTGACCATGTCCGAAAAGCCGCGCAATTTCGCCACCCGCACCATTCACGCCGGCGAGCAGTTCAGCGTCGCCGATAACGCCATTTTCCCGGCCATCGTCACCGCCAGCTCGTTCACCAAGCGCAGCCTGGACGACAAGCCGGAATATTCCTACAGCCGCGTCGGCAACCCGACCCGGCATGCCTACGAAACCTGCGTTGCCGCCCTGGAAGAAGGTGTGGGCGCAGTGGCCTGCGCCTCGGGGGTGAATGCCACCGCGACCGTGCTGGAGCTGCTGCCCAAAGATGCTCATGTGGTGGTGATGAACGGTGTGTACGGTGGCACCTTCCGCATCATGGAAGACTACCGCAGCCGCACTTCGGGCCTGACCACCACCTACGTCGACCTCAACGACCTCGAGGCCGTGGCGGCTGCGATCAAGCCGCAAACCCAGCTGATCTGGATCGAATCGCCGACCAACCCGCTGCTGCACCTGGTCGACATCAAGGCGGTATGCGACCTGGCCAAGGCGCGGGGTATTCTGACCTGTATCGACAACACCTTCTGCTCACCGTGGAACCAGCGCCCGATCACCCTGGGCGTGGACCTGGTGATGCACTCGGCCAGCAAATACATCGGCGGCCACTCCGACCTAACGGGTGGTGTGGTGGTGGCAGCCAATGATGCGCTGCTGGCGCGCCTGCGCCGTATCAGCATGGCGATTGGTGCGGTGCAGGGGCCGTTCGACTGCTACCTGGCCCTGCGCGGTCTGAAGACCCTGGATGTACGCATGGAACGCCAATGCGCCAATGCCTTGCAAGTGGCCCGCTTCCTCGAAAGCCACGCGCAGGTCGAGCAGGTGTATTACCCAGGGTTGGAAAGCCACCCACAGCATGCGCTGTGCAAGCGTCAAATGCGCAGTGGCGGTGCGGTGGTGGCGATGAAGGTGAAGGGCGACCGCGCTGCGCTCAACCGCCTGATGGAGGCACTGCAGATTTTTGTGCTGGCCGACTCGCTGGGTGGGGTGGAGAGCATGATCAACCACTCTTGGAGCATGTCGCACTGCTCGTTGAGCCCTGAGCAGAAAGGGGTGATGGGGATCAGCGAGAACCTGCTGCGGCTGTCGGTGGGGATCGAGGACTACCGCGACCTGGTCGAGGACCTGGATGGGGCGCTGAAAGCGCTGGTTGCTGTGTAA
- a CDS encoding phosphoethanolamine transferase, with amino-acid sequence MLNFKSLRTEWVTLLASLYLLIGFNMFLWGHLQEIVPAGLSGLWLSLAFAVLMLFAFNLILTLFAFRYVLKPVLIVLFMSGAGVAYFMNQYGVLIDSGMFRNMAETNVAEVRDLMSFKFAAYILLLGVLPSVLLWKAPIAYRAWHRELLGKLVVSGACVVALGSVALVNYQGLSSLFRNHHELRLMLTPSNIVGASIGYVSERVGTASRPFQNYGEDAKRDAAWQKHERKSLTVLVVGESARADHFGVLGYDRDTTPNLAKQQGLLAFSDVHSCGTETAVSVPCMFSGMTRKDYDARVAKNREGLLDILQRAGLAVQWRDNQSGCKGTCDRVQFIDVSNLKDPQLCANGECHDQILLQGLDELIDNLDKDTVLVLHQMGSHGPEYFKRYPSGEERFTPVCQSNALNQCSEQEIINGYDNTLAYTDKVLASLIDTLRSKQDKVDTAMIYLSDHGESLGEYNLFLHGTPYAIAPEQQKHVPLLTWFSDSYKEDFGIDTDCLAKLSDAPLSQDNLFHSMLGLLQVRTEVYRQSLDMFASCRPWLAAKR; translated from the coding sequence ATGCTCAACTTCAAATCCCTGCGGACTGAATGGGTCACGCTGCTGGCCAGCCTTTACCTGCTGATCGGCTTCAACATGTTCCTTTGGGGGCATCTGCAAGAGATTGTGCCCGCCGGCCTGTCGGGGCTCTGGCTGAGCCTGGCGTTTGCCGTGCTGATGCTGTTCGCTTTCAATCTAATCCTCACGTTGTTTGCCTTCCGCTATGTATTGAAGCCGGTACTTATCGTGTTGTTCATGAGTGGCGCGGGTGTGGCTTACTTCATGAATCAGTACGGCGTACTTATTGACTCTGGCATGTTCCGTAATATGGCCGAGACCAATGTTGCGGAAGTGCGCGACCTGATGTCGTTCAAGTTTGCCGCCTATATTCTGCTGCTGGGCGTACTGCCTTCGGTTCTGTTGTGGAAAGCGCCGATCGCCTACCGTGCCTGGCACCGCGAGCTGCTGGGCAAGCTGGTGGTCAGCGGTGCCTGTGTGGTGGCCCTCGGCTCGGTAGCGTTGGTCAATTATCAAGGGTTGTCGTCGCTGTTTCGCAATCACCATGAACTGCGCCTGATGCTGACCCCAAGCAATATCGTCGGGGCCTCCATTGGTTATGTCAGCGAGCGTGTCGGTACCGCCTCGCGCCCGTTCCAGAATTATGGCGAAGATGCCAAGCGTGATGCAGCCTGGCAAAAACATGAGCGCAAGTCGCTGACCGTGCTGGTGGTTGGGGAAAGTGCCCGGGCAGACCATTTCGGTGTGCTGGGCTACGACCGCGACACCACGCCGAACCTCGCCAAGCAACAGGGCCTGCTGGCGTTTTCCGACGTGCACTCGTGCGGTACGGAAACGGCGGTCTCGGTGCCGTGCATGTTCTCTGGCATGACGCGCAAGGACTACGATGCCCGCGTGGCCAAGAACCGCGAAGGGCTGCTGGATATCCTCCAGCGTGCCGGCCTGGCCGTGCAGTGGCGTGACAACCAGTCGGGTTGCAAGGGTACCTGCGACCGGGTGCAGTTCATCGATGTCAGCAACCTCAAGGACCCGCAACTGTGTGCCAATGGCGAATGCCATGACCAAATCCTGCTGCAGGGCCTGGACGAGCTGATCGACAACCTCGACAAGGACACCGTGCTGGTGCTGCACCAGATGGGCAGCCACGGCCCCGAGTATTTCAAGCGCTACCCCAGTGGCGAAGAACGCTTCACCCCGGTGTGCCAGAGCAACGCGCTGAACCAGTGCAGCGAGCAGGAAATCATCAATGGCTACGACAACACCCTGGCCTATACCGACAAGGTGCTGGCCTCACTGATCGACACCCTGCGCAGCAAGCAGGACAAGGTCGACACGGCGATGATCTACCTGTCCGACCATGGCGAGTCGCTGGGTGAGTACAACCTGTTCCTGCACGGCACGCCGTACGCCATTGCCCCTGAGCAGCAGAAGCACGTACCGCTGCTGACCTGGTTCTCCGACAGCTACAAGGAAGACTTTGGCATCGATACCGACTGCCTGGCCAAGCTCAGCGATGCCCCGCTGTCGCAGGACAACCTGTTCCATTCGATGCTCGGCCTGTTGCAGGTGCGCACCGAGGTCTACCGGCAGTCGCTGGACATGTTCGCCAGTTGCCGGCCTTGGCTGGCGGCCAAGCGCTGA